A single window of Gossypium hirsutum isolate 1008001.06 chromosome A10, Gossypium_hirsutum_v2.1, whole genome shotgun sequence DNA harbors:
- the LOC107925082 gene encoding uncharacterized protein — MARSLCQTVIKLRPFTKPCTSSSRLVSLRTQSSQPNHFDQSDASSESSSDPLLRKLEDAIHRIIVRRSAPDWLPFLPGSSYWVPPPTSQSYGLAQIVEKLANPLTPEESLSTTTIRGWPSSEYFIKGGSPHPVEVEMKSNASSKSEEEG, encoded by the exons ATGGCTCGTTCACTTTGCCAAACCGTAATCAAGCTACGACCCTTCACCAAACCTTGCACATCTTCCTCTCGTCTCGTTTCGTTGCGAACCCAATCGAGCCAACCCAATCATTTCGATCAGTCCGATGCTTCTTCCGAGTCTTCCTCCGATCCGCTCCTGCGAAAACTCGAAGACGCCATCCATCGGATCATTGTTCGCCGTTCGGCGCCCGATTGGCTCCCTTTCCTACCCGGATCCTCTTATTGGGTCCCGCCTCCCACGTCGCAATCATACGGCCTTGCTCAGATTGTTGAGAAATTGGCTAATCCTTTGACCCCGGAGGAGTCCTTGTCCACCACCACCATACGAGGTTGGCCTTCTTCCGAGTATTTCATCAAAG GTGGATCCCCCCATCCGGTGGAGGTAGAGATGAAATCGAATGCTTCATCTAAATCCGAGGAAGAAGGATGA
- the LOC107925076 gene encoding kelch repeat-containing protein At3g27220 — translation MVRLTGKQQHTPGTIRFLLICIGIGLLLIGLIADIFWASSSRFKLSSLSISHSSDFPATFPLMFTEPLNSSANQKPKEKNVKEKSKDGRVLSATFADLPAPQLKWEKMAPAPVPRLDGAAIQIKNLLFVFAGYGTIDHVHSHVDIYNFTDNTWGGRFDMPKEMAHSHLGMVTDGRYIYIVTGQYGPQCRGPTAHTFILDTETKKWSDMPPLPVPRYAPATQLWRGRLHVMGGSKENRHTPGLEHWSLAVKDGKALETEWRNEIPIPRGGPHRACVVFKDHLYVIGGQEGDFMAKPGSPIFKCSRRMEVVYSDVYMLDDEMKWKTLPPMPKPDSHIEFAWAIVNNSLVIAGGTTEKHPITKKMILVGEVFQFNLDTLEWSVIGKLPYRVKTTLVGFWQEYLYFTSGQRDRGPDDPAPRKVIGEMWRTKLKLNP, via the exons ATGGTGAGGCTAACAGGGAAGCAGCAGCATACACCGGGAACGATAAGATTTCTGTTGATATGCATTGGTATCGGTCTTTTATTGATCGGTCTCATTGCCGATATTTTCTGGGCTTCATCTTCTCGTTTCAAGCTTTCATCTCTTTCGATTTCTCATTCATCTGATTTTCCCGCTACATTTCCGTTAATGTTCACTGAGCCTCTTAATTCGTCGGCAAACCAAAAACCCAAG GAGAAGAATGTTAAAGAAAAGAGTAAAGATGGTAGAGTTTTATCGGCTACTTTTGCTGATTTGCCTGCTCCTCAACTTAAATGGGAAAAGATGGCGCCTGCTCCTGTTCCTCGTTTAGATGGTGCTGCTATTCAGATTAAGAATCTTCTTTTTGTATTTGCTGGCTATGGTACCATTGATCAT GTGCATTCACATGTTGATATATACAATTTTACGGATAATACATGGGGAGGAAGATTTGATATGCCAAAAGAAATGGCACACTCACATTTAGGCATGGTGACGGATGGGCGATACATTTACATAGTCACTGGACAATACGGTCCTCAATGCAGAGGGCCTACAGCTCACACATTTATTCTTGATACTGAAACAAAGAAATGGAGTGACATGCCCCCTTTGCCTGTCCCTAG GTATGCACCAGCCACTCAACTTTGGAGAGGTAGACTTCATGTGATGGGTGGAAGCAAGGAGAATAGGCATACACCCGGATTAGAGCACTGGAGTCTCGCTGTAAAGGATGGGAAAGCATTAGAAACGGAATGGAGGAATGAAATACCCATTCCACGGGGTGGACCTCATAG GGCCTGTGTTGTGTTTAAAGATCATCTTTATGTTATTGGCGGTCAAGAGGGTGATTTTATGGCCAAACCTGGATCGCCTATTTTTAAATGCTCTCGAAGGATGGAG GTGGTATATAGTGACGTATACATGCTGGATGACGAAATGAAGTGGAAAACGTTACCTCCGATGCCAAAACCAGATTCACATATCGAATTTGCTTGGGCTATTGTTAACAATTCTCTGGTTATTGCTGGAGGCACAACCGAGAAACACCCTATAACAAAAAAGATGATTCTGGTTGGAGAAGTGTTTCAGTTTAATCTAGATACACTG GAGTGGTCTGTGATCGGAAAACTTCCTTACCGAGTGAAGACCACACTTGTCGGATTCTGGCAAGAATATTTGTATTTCACGTCCGGGCAACGAGACAGAGGTCCGGATGATCCAGCACCGAGGAAAGTGATCGGAGAAATGTGGAGAACGAAGTTAAAACTGAACCCGTAA
- the LOC107925073 gene encoding uncharacterized membrane protein At1g16860 — protein MGSRFPSHQLSNGLYVSGRPEQPKERTPTMSSVAMPYTGGDIKKSGELGKMFDIPVDGSKSRKSGPISSAPSRTGSFGGAASHSGPIMPTTAAPRAGYTTSGPGPTGGMSGSTSLKKSNSGPLNRHGDPVKRTSGPQSGGLTSSGRQNSGPIPVLPATGLITSGPISSGPLNSSGAPRKVSGPLDTMGSMKVHGSAVNILNHDDDEFSFKRNFPKPILWSLILLFVMGFIAGGFILGAVHNVILLIVVVVLFGTVAALFAWNSCWGRRAIMGFIARYPDAELRNAKNGQLVKISGVVTCGNVPLESSFQKVPRCVYTSTNLYEYRGWDSKAANPKHRRFTWGLRLSERRAVDFYISDFQSGLRALVKTGYGARVTPYVDDSVVIDVDPASETLPPDFIRWLGERNLSSDDRVMRIKEGYIKEGSTVSVMGVVQRNDNVLMIVPPSEPITTGCQCAKCIFPAGLEGIIVRCEDTSKTDVIPV, from the exons ATGGGTTCGAGATTCCCATCTCATCAGCTCAGCAATGGTCTTTATGTATCAGGTAGGCCAGAGCAGCCCAAGGAAAGAACTCCGACAATGAGCTCAGTAGCAATGCCCTATACTGGTGGTGATATCAAAAAGTCGGGAGAGTTGGGGAAAATGTTCGATATCCCTGTTGATGGCTCTAAGTCTCGGAAATCCGGACCTATAAGTAGTGCCCCTTCGAGGACTGGATCTTTCGGAGGTGCTGCTTCACACTCTGGACCAATCATGCCTACTACTGCAGCACCTCGAGCAGGCTATACCACCTCTGGTCCTGGACCTACAGGAGGCATGTCTGGTTCAACTTCATTAAAGAAGTCAAATTCTGGACCATTGAATCGACATGGGGATCCGGTAAAGAGAACATCCGGCCCTCAGTCTGGTGGACTAACATCGAGTGGACGCCAAAACTCCGGTCCTATTCCAGTCCTTCCTGCTACTGGTCTCATTACATCCGGGCCTATCTCTTCGGGCCCACTAAATTCATCCGGGGCTCCTAGAAAAGTATCTGGTCCTTTGGATACAATGGGATCAATGAAGGTACATGGTTCTGCTGTGAACATTCTTAACCATGACGATGATGAGTTTTCTTTTAAGAGGAACTTCCCGAAACCGATATTGTGGTCATTGATACTGCTTTTTGTGATGGGTTTCATTGCTGGGGGCTTTATTCTCGGAGCTGTTCACAATGTCATTCTCCTCATCGTTGTTGTGGTCCTTTTCGGTACTGTTGCTGCATTATTTGCTTGGAATTCGTGTTGGGGAAGAAGAGCTATTATGGGGTTCATTGCTCGTTATCCCGATGCTGAGCTCCGAAATGCAAAGAACGGACAATTGGTGAAGATCTCCGGG GTTGTAACATGCGGAAATGTGCCACTCGAATCATCCTTCCAGAAAGTTCCTAGATGTGTTTATACATCTACTAATTTATACGAGTACCGCGGATGGGATTCTAAAGCAGCCAATCCTAAACATCGCCGATTTACGTGGGGGCTTCGATTGTCCGAA AGGCGTGCGGTTGACTTCTACATCTCCGATTTCCAGTCGGGTTTGAGAGCATTGGTAAAAACAGGCTACGGAGCAAGGGTGACTCCTTATGTGGATGATTCTGTTGTCATTGATGTTGACCCAGCCAGTGAAACATTACCTCCAGATTTCATTAGGTGGCTCGGAGAAAGGAACCTTTCGAGTGATGACCGTGTAATGCGGATAAAAGAAGG GTATATCAAAGAAGGAAGCACGGTTAGTGTAATGGGAGTTGTTCAAAGAAACGACAACGTGCTCATGATCGTCCCTCCGTCCGAGCCAATAACAACAGGATGTCAATGTGCAAAGTGTATCTTCCCGGCCGGTCTCGAGGGTATTATAGTGAGATGTGAAGATACATCAAAGACCGATGTTATCCCGGTTTAG
- the LOC107925081 gene encoding F-box/kelch-repeat protein At1g51550, whose product MCIYIIKSIIVKLEEKQSRPIIELSTLLLSPLSTLPPLIIAIKFQAIITKTANPCFFSSMAETSTTTSFINGYSSIASLATDHLFTILLLLPMDSILSFVMTCKKFRYLATSDILWESVCRRDWGNTAVDALKSSFHDDEQRRLIPWIRLYKQVSRVDSVCCYKLAEPDPDLVLPVPRASHSLNFVSGCLVLFGGGYEGGRDLDDTWAVYIGNNSQNMLKWQKIQTGTPSGRFGHTCVVIENCLVLFGGINERGDRHSDTWLGQVSLHENLGISLSWQLLDVGSTSPPPRGAHAACCISSRKMVIHGGIGLNGVRLDDTWIIELSENRCYGTWHKIVSHPSPPARSGHSLTCISETQTILFGGRGLGYEVLNDIWVLHVTEGYSKWVQIFYELQNIPAGVSLPRVGHSATSIIGGRLLIHGGEDSLRHRKDDFWVLDISHISLEKMHPTRLNSKRMLANKWRRLTPEGYKPGCRSFHRACVDDSGRYLYVFGGMVDGLLQPAEPAGLRFDGELFLVKLVLQL is encoded by the exons atgtgtatatatatcataaagAGTATAATAGTCAAATTGGAAGAAAAACAAAGCAGGCCCATTATTGAGCTTTCCACTCTGCTACTTTCTCCTCTCTCCACACTCCCCCCACTAATCATAGCCATAAAATTCCAAGCAATCATTACAAAAACCGCAAATCcttgttttttttcttccatGGCGGAAACCAGCACCACCACCAGCTTCATCAATGGATATTCCTCCATTGCTAGCTTAGCTACTGACCATCTCTTTACAATCTTACTTTTACTTCCCATGGATTCAATCCTATCTTTCGTCATGACTTGTAAGAAGTTCAGGTATTTGGCTACTTCTGATATTCTATGGGAATCAGTTTGCAGGAGAGATTGGGGAAACACTGCTGTTGATGCTCTTAAATCTTCTTTTCATGACGATGAACAACGTCGATTGATTCCCTGGATTAGGCTTTACAAACAAGTCTCTCGAGTTGACTCGGTTTGTTGTTACAAACTCGCTGAGCCAGATCCCGATTTGGTTTTGCCAGTTCCTCGAGCTTCTCACTCTCTCAATTTTGTCTCCGGTTGCTTGGTTTTGTTCGGTGGCGGCTATGAAGGAG GACGCGATCTTGACGATACATGGGCAGTTTACATCGGCAACAATTCTCAAAACATGCTAAAATGGCAGAAGATTCAAACAGGTACCCCAAGTGGAAGATTTGGCCATACATGTGTTGTTATTGAAAATTGTCTTGTTTTGTTCGGAGGAATCAACGAGAGAGGCGACCGACACAGTGATACATGGTTAGGACAAGTTTCACTCCACGAAAACCTCGGCATCTCGCTGTCATGGCAGCTACTCGATGTCGGTTCGACGTCTCCACCACCACGAGGAGCCCATGCTGCATGTTGTATAAGCTCTAGGAAGATGGTTATCCACGGAGGGATTGGTTTAAATGGTGTCAGGTTAGATGATACATGGATTATAGAACTGTCTGAAAATCGATGTTACGGAACATGGCATAAAATCGTTAGCCATCCATCACCTCCTGCTCGTTCAGGACATTCATTGACATGTATCAGCGAAACGCAAACGATTCTGTTCGGTGGAAGAGGATTGGGATACGAAGTTTTGAATGATATATGGGTGTTACATGTGACCGAAGGTTACTCAAAATGGGTTCAAATCTTTTACGAGTTGCAAAACATACCGGCCGGAGTTTCTCTCCCACGAGTTGGACATTCGGCTACGTCGATAATCGGGGGACGGTTACTAATTCATGGAGGAGAAGATTCATTGAGGCATAGGAAAGATGATTTCTGGGTCTTAGATATTAGTCACATATCATTAGAAAAAATGCATCCTACAAGATTGAATTCGAAAAGAATGTTAGCAAACAAGTGGAGAAGACTTACACCCGAAGGTTATAAACCCGGGTGTCGATCATTTCATCGAGCTTGTGTCGATGATTCGGGTCGATATTTGTACGTGTTCGGCGGAATGGTCGACGGATTGCTTCAGCCTGCTGAACCGGCTGGGCTTAGGTTTGATGGTGAGCTATTTCTGGTGAAGTTGGTACTTCAGTTATga
- the LOC107925077 gene encoding beta-glucuronosyltransferase GlcAT14A, translating into MRISKVYSWFYGYYPWMVVFATTLVLFGSLSKSNNNQDEVPLKASKFQKPLRLPNKGYGYPPVLAYWISGSKGDSNKMVRLLKAIYHPRNQYLLQLDSGSSDYERENLGLLIESETVLQTFGNVNVEGRSYAVNKMGSSALAATLHAAALLLKINSDWDWFIPLSASSYPLMNQDDLLHAFTFLPRDLNFIDYTSNPGWKQRGEINRIVVDPNLYYKSNTPINYDVETRKPDAFEIFGGSPWVILSRPFMEFCIYGWDNIPRKLLMYFTNVAYPLETYFHTVICNSFEFQNTTLSNDLRYDIIPKSPKPKILNTSKYGEIVAGESVFAQPIQEDDPLLNMIDEDVLHRMPDNFVPGSWSSCQVINQGEDLCYRWADIDTVKPGSKGIKLASLLTKLVEERRHNPSQCHQQHGP; encoded by the exons ATGAGGATATCAAAGGTTTATTCATGGTTTTATGGTTATTATCCTTGGATGGTTGTTTTTGCTACAACTTTAGTATTGTTTGGAAGCTTATCAAAATCAAACAACAATCAAGATGAAGTTCCTTTGAAAGCTTCAAAGTTTCAGAAACCATTGAGGCTCCCAAATAAAGG GTATGGTTATCCACCTGTTCTTGCTTATTGGATTAGTGGCAGCAAAGGAGATAGTAATAAAATGGTGAGGTTGCTGAAAGCAATATATCATCCAAGAAACCAGTATCTGCTGCAACTTGATTCAGGTTCATCTGATTATGAAAGGGAAAATTTGGGATTGTTGATTGAATCCGAGACAGTGCTTCAAACATTCGGAAATGTTAATGTTGAAGGTAGAAGTTATGCAGTTAATAAGATGGGATCTTCTGCTCTTGCTGCTACACTTCATGCTGCTGCTTTGCTTCTTAAGATTAATTCAGATTGGGATTGGTTTATACCTTTAAGTGCCTCTTCTTATCCCCTAATGAATCAAGATG ATCTCCTCCATGCTTTTACTTTCCTTCCAAGGGATCTCAACTTCATTGATTATACTAGCAATCCGGGTTGGAAACA GAGGGGAGAGATAAACCGAATTGTTGTAGACCCCAACTTATATTATAAGAGCAATACCCCAATTAACTATGATGTTGAAACTCGAAAACCAGACGCTTTCGAGATTTTTGGAG GTTCACCATGGGTGATTctttcaagaccattcatggagtTTTGCATCTATGGATGGGATAACATTCCAAGAAAGCTATTAATGTATTTCACCAATGTAGCTTACCCTCTTGAAACCTATTTCCACACAGTGATTTGCAATTCATTTGAGTTTCAAAACACAACATTGAGCAATGATTTAAGGTACGACATTATTCCGAAATCCCCTAAGCCCAAGATTTTAAACACTTCGAAGTACGGTGAAATCGTAGCTGGTGAATCAGTTTTtgctcagccaattcaagaagaTGATCCTTTGCTAAACATGATTGATGAAGATGTTCTGCATAGGATGCCTGATAATTTCGTGCCTGGGAGCTGGTCTTCTTGTCAAG TTATCAATCAAGGTGAAGATTTATGTTATAGGTGGGCAGACATTGATACTGTGAAACCTGGTTCCAAAGGTATAAAACTTGCTTCTCTCTTAACCAAGCTTGTTGAAGAAAGGAGACATAATCCTAGCCAATGCCACCAGCAACATGGACCATGA